The sequence GAAGGCAATGTGATTGTGGAGTCTCTCTACTTTCTTTCTGGCTTTATCGTAATTTTTCGACCTTTTCTTTTTCCTGGACAGTCTCTTTTGCAGCAATTTCAGCTCGCTTTCGAGATCCTTGAAAAACTTTGGTCTGGGTAAACGAAACCCATCAGAAGTCGCTAAATAATCCAGAAGTCCAATATCAACACCTACCGCTCTCCCCCAGTAACCAACTTGTGGTACATCTACATCGGAAGAAATAGAGAGAACGGCAAACCAACCAACTGCTTTTCGCACCACTCGCACTTGTTTGACTTTGAATCCTTCTGGAATCGGTCGATGGAAGTTGCACACAACTTTACCTAATTTGGGCAGTTTGATTGTATTCCCAAAAATAGGTGAAAGGTTGAATTGAGGGAAAAGGATTGATTTGAACTGTCCAATCTTTTTGAACCTAGGAAACCCATATCCCCTAGCGCGAAAAAAGTCCCAAGCATCATGTAATCGTCTAATAGTGGTTTGAAGCACTTGAGACGGTACTTTTGCCAGTCTTGGGACTTTACCAGTTAAGATCCTTGCCTTATTCGAGATGACAGCAGGAAGATGCAGAACAATTAACAGTTCTGCATCTTAAGGTTAGGAATGAAGCTAATCGCAAATTTCCAGTCCAATCTAAGGAATTTTAATTGGCAATTTTCTGCTCTTCGTAAGCGCTTCGGGAGAGGGGAACATACCCAACTTCACCAACCAGATCAGGGGCATTGTCCATGAAAAAGTTAACATAAGAGGTGACTTGGGGCTTATCCATAGCAGATTTGCTCACATACATGAACAGCGGACGAGATAAGGGCGCATACTCACCACTTTCAATGGTTTGCTGGCTGGGCTTAACCGGCTCACCTTCTCCATTATCAACACCCAGTGCTTTCAGACCATCTTGGTTTTCAACGTAGTAGGCATAACCAAAATAGCCAAGAGCATTTTGATCATTTTCCACACCAACAACCAAAACACTGTCATCTTCACTGGCCGTGTAGTCGCCTCGGCTAGCACCTTCTTCACCAACAATTACTTCTGTAAAATAGTCAAAGGTACCGGAGTCAGAACCAGGACCAAACAAGCTCATTTGCGCATCAGGCCACTCAGAGCGAACATCATTCCAGTTAGTGACTGACCCTTGAGCTGCAGGTTCCCAAATGGTTTTTAGTTCCTCAACGGTTATGGCTTCTGCCCAGTCATTTGCGGGGTTCACAACGACTGTGATCCCATCAAAAGCAACCCGCATTTCGGTAAATTCAATACCATTTTCAGCACATCTCTGAGCTTCCGACTCTTTGATCGGACGGGAGGCATTAGAGATATCAGTTTCGCCACGGCAGAATTTCTCAAAGCCACCGCCACTGCCGGAAACACCAACGGTGACGTTATAATCACTCTCTTTTTGGAATTCTTCAGCAACCGCTTCTGCAATGGGAAAAACCGTGCTCGAACCATCAATCGCGATGATATTTCCTTGAGAACGGACTTCAGAAACAGTGAATCCTAGCGCTACAGTTGCTAGGGCAGCTGCTCCCGCAATAGAAAAATGTTTAAGTGAAAGTTTATTTTTAGGTACTACCATAATCAGTAAAATTTCGATTAGAGTTACATCCATCCTAAAGATTACTCAGTTAAGGTTAAGAGATCTTTAATTTACTTTTATTAATTTATTAAAATTTAGATAAATTTACCAGTCCCTTGCTCTTGACTTAAGGACGCTTAAAATGGAAATCCCTCTCCTGTACATCCAGAGAAGGCAAAATGAGATGAGACACTGAGTTGATGAAATAAACCCTAGGCGTCTTCAAAATTGACTGGATTAATGAGTTAGCGTTTTGCCATTTAGACCGTAATGATCTGTTTTTAGTAATTGTCGTAGAAATTCGATCAGATATGTATCGATCTACACATGATTTAATCAAAACTTAGAAAATTGATTATCTAAAAATAAATAGAGTTTAAATTTTCCAGCCTACTTTAAAAAAAAAGCTGAGCTAAGGCTTAAATTCAAGTGAGGAAAATTTGAAATCATGGCGAAAAATATTATTACAATTGTTCCCGATGGGATGGGATGGGAAATGGCCCGTGCCGGCGCGATCGCGAAATTAATCGATGAAGGACATGAAGGAGAAACCCTTGATGACTTTTTCACTGAAGGGAAAGGGGAAGGCTCAAGTTTTATGGAGCTAGACGGCTTCACTTGGGCAACCACCTACCCAATGACTGTTGATGGCGATAAAGGCAATTCTGCTTTTGAGGGAGATCCTTTTGAGCGTCCTACCGGAGAAGGAGAACTTCGAGAAGGGTTTGAGGAGGAAAATTTTGAGTTTGATCCCACCTTTAACCCAGAACAAGACCCTGAGGGAGGAAATCTTGTTGGCTGGGATGTTGAGCGAGGCGGTCCCAATCCTTGGACGACTCCTGACAAGGAATATATCAAAGAAGGATATACTGGCTCTTCCCAAGCCGGGACAAATATTTTCGCTGGCGAGAAAACTTATAATCCTGCTTTAGGGGTTGATCTCTTTGAGCAACCAGTAGAAAGCATCATGGACATCGCCGAAGAACTGGGCAAATCCACTGGGACAATCTCTGATGTGCCTGTTAACCATGCGACCCCATCGAGCCCAGTCGTTGGCGTTAACCATCGTAATAAGCTCGATGCAGATTATCCGGACATGGATAATGTCCTGCAACAGATGTTACGGGGTGATACAGAAGTTGACCTCATGCTAGGAGGTGGCCATCCTTTGGATCAAGGAAACTTCAGTGGAACAGGTGGTGGATTCAACTGGCGCTATATTACCGAAGACAACTACGAGCATCTCAGCAATAATCCTAATGCTGAAGATAATCGCTATGGAGTTAATTTCCTTGAGCGTGGTCCAGGTGCTTCAGAAGAATTAATGGAAACCGTGGCAGAGCTTGATCCCACTGCAGGTGATCGCCTTTTCGGTCTCTATGGTGCTCGGGGTCAAAATGGGAACCTGCCCATGCGAAGTGGAGATGGGAGTTACGACCGCACGGGTTATAATACCTTCGCCCACCGCAGTTCTCAACTTGAGAGCGAAGACGGAGAATTTGTTGATCCCGAATATGCTCGTCCTTTAATGCCCGGTGAAAGCGAGGAAGAATTCATTGAGCGAGAACTAGATGAAAACCCTACCATTATGGATATGGCGCAATCTTCCTTAGACTTTCTAAGTAAGGATGAAGATGGGTTTTTCTTGCAACTGGAACTCGGTGACTATGATTGGGTTCTTCACGACAATAATTTAGATGCCATGTTGGGTCGGCATCAAGATCTTGACCAAACAGTGGAATTAGTCGTGGATTGGATTGAAGAAAATGGCGGTTGGGAAGAAAATCTGTTGATGGTTGTTCCTGACCACGATCACTACTTAACCTTAAATGATAACTTCCCTGAACTTTATCGTGAAAAAGGTCCGGAAGCTCTCACGGAAGCATTTGATCCCAAAGAAGCTGGACACTTTTGGGGATCGGATGCAGAAGATAAATACCAGTGGGGGACTCATACCAACCGCCCTGTTCCAATTTATTATCAAGGTGAAGGTTCAGAAATTCTTGATAACTTAATTGGAGAAGGATATGAAGTGTTCGGGGAGCAAGTTCCTGGGATTGAAAACCAGATCGATCTGGTTCACATCTTTGAAACGATGAAGGAAGCCTTGCTGAGTTCAGAAGAAGCTCCAGAACAGCCAAGATTACCTATATTTGGTAGCTCTGAGGACGATATTTTAGAAGGCACCATTGATTTTGAAGGAGATGGAGATCTCATCTTCACTGGCGATGGCAATAATCTAGTTGATGCTTCCCTTACTCTCGGTGGTAATCGAATTTATGGAGGTAACGATAACGACGAATTATTTGCTGGCACCAATGATCGCATCTTTGCTGGTGGTGGGGATGATATCCTTGATTCTTCCCAAGGGAGTGGTAATAATCGCCTCTATGGAGAGTCTGGAAACAATATCTTTATTGCTGGCAACAATGATCGGCTCATTGGGGGTGACGATAATGACCGTTTCTTCCTCTCTGAAGGTCAAGGCAATAATACTGTAACCGGTGGACTTGGTGAAGATCAGTTCTGGTTAGGAGCAGGTCAGTTGCCTAATGAACTCAACATTATTACTGACTTTACTGCTGGAGAAGATGTTCTTGGGTTAGGAGGACTTGACTTAGAATTCTCTGGTCTCAGTATTGGCGAGAGTGAAGAGACCCCTGAAAACACTGTCATTGGCGTGAATGACCAAGATCTTGCAGTGCTGTTAAATGTGGAAGCAGATTCACTAACTGAAGCTAACTTTGTATTTGTGTAATTTGCTATTTGCTTAATCAGAAACTAGAATTTCGCCCTCTCTTGCTAGCTTGAGAGAGGGCTGAAATAGTTTGTATATATTGATTGGGCTAATGATTAAGCAGTGGTTGCCTTTTCTACAGGAAGAATACTAACTTTGCGACGGCTTTTTCCATAGCGATCAAAACTGACTACGCCGTCAACTAGGGCAAATAATGTATCATCATTACCGCGACCTACATTGAGTCCAGCGTGAATTTTAGTGCCGCGCTGA comes from Cyanobacteria bacterium GSL.Bin1 and encodes:
- a CDS encoding transposase: MLQTTIRRLHDAWDFFRARGYGFPRFKKIGQFKSILFPQFNLSPIFGNTIKLPKLGKVVCNFHRPIPEGFKVKQVRVVRKAVGWFAVLSISSDVDVPQVGYWGRAVGVDIGLLDYLATSDGFRLPRPKFFKDLESELKLLQKRLSRKKKRSKNYDKARKKVERLHNHIAF
- the pstS gene encoding phosphate ABC transporter substrate-binding protein PstS family protein translates to MVVPKNKLSLKHFSIAGAAALATVALGFTVSEVRSQGNIIAIDGSSTVFPIAEAVAEEFQKESDYNVTVGVSGSGGGFEKFCRGETDISNASRPIKESEAQRCAENGIEFTEMRVAFDGITVVVNPANDWAEAITVEELKTIWEPAAQGSVTNWNDVRSEWPDAQMSLFGPGSDSGTFDYFTEVIVGEEGASRGDYTASEDDSVLVVGVENDQNALGYFGYAYYVENQDGLKALGVDNGEGEPVKPSQQTIESGEYAPLSRPLFMYVSKSAMDKPQVTSYVNFFMDNAPDLVGEVGYVPLSRSAYEEQKIAN
- a CDS encoding alkaline phosphatase; protein product: MAKNIITIVPDGMGWEMARAGAIAKLIDEGHEGETLDDFFTEGKGEGSSFMELDGFTWATTYPMTVDGDKGNSAFEGDPFERPTGEGELREGFEEENFEFDPTFNPEQDPEGGNLVGWDVERGGPNPWTTPDKEYIKEGYTGSSQAGTNIFAGEKTYNPALGVDLFEQPVESIMDIAEELGKSTGTISDVPVNHATPSSPVVGVNHRNKLDADYPDMDNVLQQMLRGDTEVDLMLGGGHPLDQGNFSGTGGGFNWRYITEDNYEHLSNNPNAEDNRYGVNFLERGPGASEELMETVAELDPTAGDRLFGLYGARGQNGNLPMRSGDGSYDRTGYNTFAHRSSQLESEDGEFVDPEYARPLMPGESEEEFIERELDENPTIMDMAQSSLDFLSKDEDGFFLQLELGDYDWVLHDNNLDAMLGRHQDLDQTVELVVDWIEENGGWEENLLMVVPDHDHYLTLNDNFPELYREKGPEALTEAFDPKEAGHFWGSDAEDKYQWGTHTNRPVPIYYQGEGSEILDNLIGEGYEVFGEQVPGIENQIDLVHIFETMKEALLSSEEAPEQPRLPIFGSSEDDILEGTIDFEGDGDLIFTGDGNNLVDASLTLGGNRIYGGNDNDELFAGTNDRIFAGGGDDILDSSQGSGNNRLYGESGNNIFIAGNNDRLIGGDDNDRFFLSEGQGNNTVTGGLGEDQFWLGAGQLPNELNIITDFTAGEDVLGLGGLDLEFSGLSIGESEETPENTVIGVNDQDLAVLLNVEADSLTEANFVFV
- the rpmA gene encoding 50S ribosomal protein L27, whose product is MAHKKGTGSTRNGRDSNSKRLGVKRYGGQVVRAGNILVRQRGTKIHAGLNVGRGNDDTLFALVDGVVSFDRYGKSRRKVSILPVEKATTA